The stretch of DNA CCCTTGGGATCTCCCGGCAAATTGATTATCAGCGTGCGCCCGCGAATTCCGGAAATGCCGCGAAACAGCATGGCCAGACGCGTTTTTAGCGCCACGCCATAGCGCATCGCTTCGGATAGCCCGCGAACTTCCCGCTCGATTACGCGCATCGTCGCCTCGGGAACCACATCGTGCGATCCCATTCCGGATCCGCCGCATGTGAAGATCAGATCCGGTTGAAAATACTCCGTCACTTCGATTAAAGCCGCCATGATCTCTTCGGTATTTCCGGGTATAATCCGATAATCGACAATTTCACCATGAATCTCTTCCTCGACCAACTCGCGAATCACTTGCGCGCTCGTATCTTCCAGCTCCGCTTGAACGCCGCTACTCGTCACGGTCAATATCGCCGCTCTCCACTGCATGACGATCTCCCTCCTCTTGTTTGGGGCGAAAAATCATCTCATTTTCCGTAATGATCAAATCAACAGGCACATCATGCGCTTCATTTGGTAAATGTTCAACGATTTGCAATGAGTAAGCCAGCGCGAGACACATCGGCAGTGAGCCATGGCGCTGTCTGTAGGAAGCCAGAAAACGATCATAGAAGCCGCCGCCGTAACCAAGGCGATGCCCGGCCCGGTCAAAAGCGACTCCCGGCACCAATATAAGGTCGATCGGCTCATTTTCGGATAAAATCGGCTTGTCCGCTGGCGGCTCGAGCATCCCCCAATTCCCGACAACCAGTTCGTGAAGATTTTGTATTACAACCGGCTCCATGCGGCGTGCGGGCTTGTCCACTCTGGGCGCCGCGATGCGGCAGCCGAACTCAAAGCAAGCCGCGATCAGCGGTTTCACGTCAACTTCTTGCCGGAACGGAATATACGTAAAAACGGTGAGCGAATCGCGCTCCTTGCGACGAGCATGGCGCGCCACCCAATGCCGCGCCGTTTCGCAGATTGCGGCGGATTTTGCCGAAGCTTCGAATGGAGACAGTTGCGAACGAAGTTCTTTCATCCTTGCTCTCAACTCTTGCTTTGCCATCGCTGATTGTTTCTCCAACGTCATACCCGCCCATCAAGCCAGACAACATGTAAATGGTTGCTACTATTGTAGCACATCCAGTGGGATATCAGCCACTACCGCATGATGATCCGACGCTTCAGTTTTGATGACAACCGCTTTATAGCCCCAGGCCGGCCGATTGACAAAAATATGGTCAATTTCTTTGCCGTTTGCAAGCGTGGCTGTTTTGCGTTTGGGTGCAATCCGCTGCCAATGCGAATCAAGGCGCCGAAACAGCGGGTGATCAAATTCCATGTTGAAATCGCCAAGCAGAATCGCCGGATCATCTCCGGCCGTTCGCAGCGCTTTGCACAATCGCCGAAATTGTCCGCGCCGCTCATCATCGGATACGGATAAATGAGTGTTGAAAATGTGAATGTTTCGCCCGCGGCAGACGATTTGCGCATGCAGGGCGGTGCGATTCTCGCTTAGTCCCGGGAAGACATAAACTTTTCTCTTGCGCAGCGGCCAAACCGACAGCGTGGCATTGCCATATCGCCCGATGCCCAAACGCAGACTGGTGGCAAAACACCAGTGCATGCGCAGCTTTTTCCCCAACTTCCTTACCTGATCGACAAATTGGCTGCGAACGTTGTAACG from Bacilli bacterium encodes:
- a CDS encoding endonuclease/exonuclease/phosphatase family protein, which encodes MEWEKLKVMTFNMHHGGGLDGKVDINRIADVIGESGAQVVALQEVDRYNVRSQFVDQVRKLGKKLRMHWCFATSLRLGIGRYGNATLSVWPLRKRKVYVFPGLSENRTALHAQIVCRGRNIHIFNTHLSVSDDERRGQFRRLCKALRTAGDDPAILLGDFNMEFDHPLFRRLDSHWQRIAPKRKTATLANGKEIDHIFVNRPAWGYKAVVIKTEASDHHAVVADIPLDVLQ
- a CDS encoding MogA/MoaB family molybdenum cofactor biosynthesis protein produces the protein MQWRAAILTVTSSGVQAELEDTSAQVIRELVEEEIHGEIVDYRIIPGNTEEIMAALIEVTEYFQPDLIFTCGGSGMGSHDVVPEATMRVIEREVRGLSEAMRYGVALKTRLAMLFRGISGIRGRTLIINLPGDPKGVHENFEAILDLLPAALAAIRAESM
- a CDS encoding 5-formyltetrahydrofolate cyclo-ligase, with translation MEKQSAMAKQELRARMKELRSQLSPFEASAKSAAICETARHWVARHARRKERDSLTVFTYIPFRQEVDVKPLIAACFEFGCRIAAPRVDKPARRMEPVVIQNLHELVVGNWGMLEPPADKPILSENEPIDLILVPGVAFDRAGHRLGYGGGFYDRFLASYRQRHGSLPMCLALAYSLQIVEHLPNEAHDVPVDLIITENEMIFRPKQEEGDRHAVESGDIDRDE